From Anoplopoma fimbria isolate UVic2021 breed Golden Eagle Sablefish chromosome 11, Afim_UVic_2022, whole genome shotgun sequence, one genomic window encodes:
- the srsf2b gene encoding serine/arginine-rich splicing factor 2b isoform X2, producing the protein MSYGRPPPDVDGMTSLKVDNLTYRTSPETLRRVFEKYGRVGDVYIPRDRYTKESRGFAFVRFHDKRDAEDAMDAMDGALLDGRELRVQMARYGRPPDSHYGGSGGGGGGGGGRDRDGGGGGGGGGGGGSRRGGPTRRYGGHGQRSRSPRHRRRSRSRSRSRSRSRSRSRYSRSRSRSYSRSKSHSPRNKKVKAKSPSRSRSRSRSKSKSKSKSKSKSKSRSRSHTPSSKRGSRSRSKSQPKSAAENGGESP; encoded by the exons ATGAGTTACGGTAGGCCTCCGCCAGACGTCGACGGCATGACTTCCCTCAAAGTGGACAACTTGACGTACAGGACGTCGCCCGAGACCCTGCGACGCGTGTTCGAGAAGTACGGCCGGGTAGGCGACGTCTACATCCCCCGGGACCGCTACACCAAAGAGAGCCGCGGCTTCGCCTTCGTGCGTTTCCACGACAAGCGTGACGCCGAGGACGCGATGGACGCCATGGACGGCGCGCTGCTCGACGGACGGGAGCTGCGGGTCCAGATGGCGCGCTACGGCAGACCGCCTGACTCCCACTACGGGGGCAGTGGaggcggcggaggaggaggaggaggccgggaccgtgatggtggaggtggtggtggaggaggtggaggaggagggagccgGCGAGGAGGGCCTACCAGGAGGTACGGCGGACACGGACAACGAAGCAGAAG CCCGAGACACAGAAGGCGCAGCCGGTCCCGCAGCAGGAGCCGCTCTCGGTCCCGTAGCCGGTCCCGCTACAGCAGATCCAGGTCCCGGTCCTACTCCCGATCCAAGTCTCACTCTCCCAGGAACAAGAAGGTCAAGGCCAAGTCCCCGTCTCGTTCTAGATCCAGGTCCCGGTCCAAGTCCAAATCAAAGTCCAAGTCCAAATCCAAATCAAAGTCTAGGTCCAGAAGCCACACCCCTTCCTCCAAAAGAGGGTCCAGGTCAAGATCTAAAAGCCAGCCCAAGTCAGCAGCAGAGAATGGAGGCGAATCCCCGTAA
- the mfsd11 gene encoding UNC93-like protein MFSD11, whose translation MSPEGKRLLNIVILGFGFMFMFTAFQTCGNIEQTVLKSYNNTEFHGSGYTSMAIIYGVFSASNMIAPSVVTVIGPQLSMFFSGLLYSGYIAMFIHPYTWSFYTASVLVGIGAAVLWTAQGNVLAINSTDKTIGRNSGIFWALLQFSLFFGNLYIYCAWHGHVHITDKDRQTVFISLTVISLVGCFLFFLIRKPDPEPVTSEVEESLLNAESTESCSTASSARPGLWSQALDAFVKAFKMFATKEMMLLSVSIGYTGLELTFYSGVYGTCIGAMTRFGQDAKSLIGLSGICIGIGEILGGGVFGMMNKCSRFGRNPVVLLGLITHYVAFYLIYLNIASDAPIAPEEGTDLQAFITPSVGVALLCSFLLGLGDSCFNTQLLSIIGFTFHDNSAPAFAVFKFIQSIMAALAFFYSNYLLLHWQLLILVVAGFLGTITFFLAEWRAESSRRASDYDSI comes from the exons ATGAGTCCAGAGGGGAAGAGGCTGTTAAACATAGTTATCCTGGGCTTCGGCTTTATGTTCATGTTCACCGCCTTTCAAACATGCGGCAATATAGAG CAAACAGTTCTTAAGAGCTACAATAACACAGAGTTCCATGGCAGCGGATACACCAG CATGGCCATCATCTATGGCGTCTTCTCTGCGTCCAACATGATCGCCCCCTCAGTGGTGACTGTCATTGGACCGCAGCTGTCCATGTTTTTCAGTGGGCTTCTGTACAG CGGCTACATCGCTATGTTCATCCACCCGTACACATGGAGCTTCTATACAGCCTCTGTGTTGGTGGGAATAGGAGCAGCAG tcttGTGGACAGCTCAGGGAAATGTGCTGGCCATCAACTCCACTGATAAAACCATTGGAAGGAATAGTGGCATATTCTGGGCACTGCTGCAGTTCAG CTTGTTCTTTGGAAATCTCTACATTTACTGCGCCTGGCATGGACACGTTCACATAACCG ACAAAGACCGTCAGACGGTGTTCATCTCCCTCACGGTGATCAGTCTGGTGGgctgcttcctcttctttctgaTCCGGAAGCCTGATCCTGAACCGGTTACCTCTGAGGTGGAGGAGTCGCTGCTGAACGCCGAATCCACAGAGAGCTGCTCCACGGCCAG ctcagcTCGTCCAGGCCTCTGGTCACAAGCTCTGGATGCTTTTG TGAAAGCGTTTAAAATGTTTGCTACCAAAGAGATGATGCTGCTGAGCGTCTCCATAGGATACACAG GCCTGGAGCTCACGTTCTACAGCGGAGTGTACGGGACCTGTATTGGAGCCATGACGAGGTTTGGCCAGGATGCTAAGAGTCTGATCGGCCTCTCCGGCATCTGCATCGGCATCGGAGAAATCTTAG GAGGAGGCGTGTTCGGGATGATGAATAAGTGCAGCCGGTTCGGGAGGAACCCGGTGGTTCTGCTCGGCCTCATCACTCATTACGTGGCCTTCTACCTCATCTACCTCAACATCGCCAGCGACGCTCCGATCGCTCCAGAGGAAGGGACGGACCTGCAGGCCTTCATCACCCCCAG CGTGGGCGTGGCTCTGCTCTGCAGCTTCCTGCTCGGTTTGGGCGACAGCTGCTTCAACACGCAGCTGCTCAGCATCATCGGCTTCACGTTCCACGACAACAGCGCTCCGGCCTTCGCCGTCTTCAAGTTCATACAG TCCATCATGGCCGCTCTGGCCTTCTTCTACAGTAACTACCTGCTGCTGCACTGGCAGCTGCTCATCCTGGTAGTGGCGGGCTTCCTGGGCACCATCACCTTCTTCCTGGCCGAGTGGAGGGCCGAGTCCAGCAGGAGAGCGTCGGACTACGACAGCATctga
- the srsf2b gene encoding serine/arginine-rich splicing factor 2b isoform X1: MSYGRPPPDVDGMTSLKVDNLTYRTSPETLRRVFEKYGRVGDVYIPRDRYTKESRGFAFVRFHDKRDAEDAMDAMDGALLDGRELRVQMARYGRPPDSHYGGSGGGGGGGGGRDRDGGGGGGGGGGGGSRRGGPTRRYGGHGQRSRSSSPSPRHRRRSRSRSRSRSRSRSRSRYSRSRSRSYSRSKSHSPRNKKVKAKSPSRSRSRSRSKSKSKSKSKSKSKSRSRSHTPSSKRGSRSRSKSQPKSAAENGGESP, translated from the exons ATGAGTTACGGTAGGCCTCCGCCAGACGTCGACGGCATGACTTCCCTCAAAGTGGACAACTTGACGTACAGGACGTCGCCCGAGACCCTGCGACGCGTGTTCGAGAAGTACGGCCGGGTAGGCGACGTCTACATCCCCCGGGACCGCTACACCAAAGAGAGCCGCGGCTTCGCCTTCGTGCGTTTCCACGACAAGCGTGACGCCGAGGACGCGATGGACGCCATGGACGGCGCGCTGCTCGACGGACGGGAGCTGCGGGTCCAGATGGCGCGCTACGGCAGACCGCCTGACTCCCACTACGGGGGCAGTGGaggcggcggaggaggaggaggaggccgggaccgtgatggtggaggtggtggtggaggaggtggaggaggagggagccgGCGAGGAGGGCCTACCAGGAGGTACGGCGGACACGGACAACGAAGCAGAAG CTCTTCCCCTAGCCCGAGACACAGAAGGCGCAGCCGGTCCCGCAGCAGGAGCCGCTCTCGGTCCCGTAGCCGGTCCCGCTACAGCAGATCCAGGTCCCGGTCCTACTCCCGATCCAAGTCTCACTCTCCCAGGAACAAGAAGGTCAAGGCCAAGTCCCCGTCTCGTTCTAGATCCAGGTCCCGGTCCAAGTCCAAATCAAAGTCCAAGTCCAAATCCAAATCAAAGTCTAGGTCCAGAAGCCACACCCCTTCCTCCAAAAGAGGGTCCAGGTCAAGATCTAAAAGCCAGCCCAAGTCAGCAGCAGAGAATGGAGGCGAATCCCCGTAA
- the LOC129098291 gene encoding GTPase IMAP family member 7-like codes for MASMLNAHSRPPKGLKIVVIGKIGVGKSASGNTVLMREAFRSRLSSTAVTQICQTERGELDGQTLVVVDTPGLFGLTSSDPSAPSDANSQDAVMKEVQKCVSLAPPGPVVFLVVIQMGRFTRDERETVKIIQRTFGLEAAHSTMALFTRGDDLKTDGRSVEAYIGADPAVRDFIRECFGVYHVFDNRDRDPSQVVELMQKINNTVQRNGASGSTGEGSGILQLEAQERGGGRRQAAGGPGISRDLLVGGLAVAIIALLIYLARR; via the exons ATGGCCAGCATGCTTAACGCTC ATTCTCGGCCGCCCAAAGGGCTGAAGATTGTGGTGATTGGGAAGATTGGAGTTGGTAAGAGTGCATCAGGAAACACGGTTCTGATGAGAGAAGCTTTCCGGTCCCGTCTGTCTTCTACCGCAGTGACACAGATTTGCCAGACGGAAAGAGGAGAGCTGGACGGACAGACTCTGGTTGTGGTTGATACTCCAGGTCTGTTCGGACTCACCAGTTCTGACCCGTCTGCTCCGTCTGATGCCAACAGTCAAGATGCAGTGATGAAGGAGGTCCAGAAATGCGTGTCGCTCGCTCCACCTGGCCCTGTTGTGTTCCTAGTTGTGATCCAGATGGGCAGATTCACCAGAGACGAGCGGGAGACAGTGAAAATAATCCAGAGGACCTTTGGCCTGGAGGCAGCACATTCCACCATGGCCCTGTTCACCCGGGGAGATGATCTGAAGACAGACGGACGCTCCGTGGAGGCGTATATCGGAGCAGATCCAGCTGTGCGTGACTTCATCAGAGAGTGTTTCGGGGTTTACCACGTCTTCGATAACAGAGACCGGGATCCGTCTCAAGTTGTTGAACTGATGCAGAAGATCAACAACACAGTGCAGAGAAATGGAGCAAGTGGTTCCACCGGTGAAGGTTCGGGCATCCTCCAGTTAGAAGCACaagaaaggggaggaggaagaagacaagCTGCAGGAGGTCCCGGAATCAGCCGAGATTTACTTGTTGGAGGGCTCGCTGTAGCTATAATAGCATTACTTATATACTTGGCCCGTAGGTAG
- the si:ch211-198p11.6 gene encoding uncharacterized protein si:ch211-198p11.6, with the protein MSSQKETMQVLPVWELSIPLPAVLMITLSLYMIVLGVALWIRSCLKDRCSSECGDCCPNISICEQCFRFAEMCDCRLPTVRSCRSVSCPSPSCAKWDCACTCQPPECESCNCLCFEIRIK; encoded by the exons ATGTCTTCTCAGAAAGAGACAATGCAG GTGTTGCCTGTCTGGGAGCTTTCCATCCCTCTCCCAGCGGTGCTGATGATCACTCTGAGTCTCTACATGATTGTCCTCGGGGTCGCGCTGTGGATCCGATCCTGCCTCAAG GACCGTTGTTCTTCAGAGTGCGGAGACTGCTGTCCGAACATTTCCATATGTGAGCAGTGCTTCAGATTCGCAGAAATGTGTGACTGTCGCCTGCCAACCGTCCGCTCGTGTCGGTCCGTTTCGTGTCCTTCTCCTTCG TGTGCCAAATGGGACTGTGCCTGCACCTGTCAGCCTCCGGAGTGTGAATCTTGCAACTGCCTCTGCTTTGAGATCAGGATCAAGTAG
- the LOC129098309 gene encoding eukaryotic translation initiation factor 1b, with the protein MSDIQNLQTFDPFADATKGDDRLPAGTEDYIHIRIQQRNGRKTLTTVQGIAIDYDKKKLVKAFKKKFACNGTVIEHPEYGEVIQLQGDQRKNICQFLIEIGLAKEEQLKVHGF; encoded by the exons ATGTCCGATATCCAGAACCTCCAAACTTTTG accCCTTTGCTGATGCAACTAAGGGTGATGACCGCCTCCCAGCCGGGACAGAGGACTATATCCACATAAGAATCCAACAGCGGAACGGCAGGAAGACCCTCACCACTGTCCAGGGCATTGCCATCGACTATGACAAGAAGAAGCTAGTCAAGGCCTTCAAGAAG AAGTTTGCGTGCAATGGGACAGTGATTGAGCACCCAGAGTATGGTGAAGTGATCCAGCTTCAGGGAGACCAGCGCAAGAATATCTGCCAGTTCCTCATTGAG ATTGGCCTGGCCAAGGAGGAGCAGCTCAAAGTCCACGGCTTCTAG